TTTCAGACTCTCAATGCCGAAGTTAATTGCCATTTGTTAGTATTCAATTGTAAACATggaagcttttcttgtttttaaataagaaaaatactgCAGATAAATACTTACAGACAACACGTTTCTGCATATCCCTAGTACCAAGGCTTAACTAGAGGGCCCAATTATAATTATTCCCTCTTTAAGCAGCGCTGTGTATTTCGTAAGATGGAACAGTTGAATTAGGCTAGGTACAGTATAATTTGAAGTATTGGACGACCAAAATCAATGTGCTCTGCCCTTGTACTCAAAATCCACATGTGAAGTTTCTTTGCCACATTCTAACATGGCTTAACTCCATAACAGCGGGCctgtatatacatttaattaCGTAGCATATCAAGAGATACTGTAGAAAGGTGTTAATgattcagcttttaaaataatattgtcagAATGTATATACTTCATGAGTTTTTTATAGAGGGGTAATTTCTGCGGGGGTCATTAttactttgtttctgtttcagaaagGGAATATACCAAATGACTACATTATTAAAGTGCGCTATGTTCCTCAGTCAGAAGAATTggtaagtttgcaaaaaaagcaattcaaatataATTAGTAGTTTTTTGCTATCTTGGCCAGAACTATCTTGTAAGAGGGggcacagtaaaagaaaaaaaatactatacatCTACTAAATGTGTCACTCAGAAGCTTGatttggcagaaaacagtgggaccctggtacacccatctactgtccggagaagtctggtcagaagtggccttcatggaagacttgcacgagaacacaggaactggggtgcagaaaaatggcagcaggcgctctggactgatgagtcaaaatttgaaatatttggctgtagcagaaggcagtttgtttgccgaagggctggagggcggtacacaaatgagtgtctgcaggcaacagtgaagcatggtggaggttccttgcaagtttggggctgcatttctgcaaatggagttggagatttggtcagaattaatagtgtcctcactgctgagaagtacaggcagatacttatccatcatgcaataccatcagtgaggcatctgattggccccaaattgaTTCTGCAGCATTACAATGACCCCAAATgtacaacgaaagtcattaagaactgtcttcagcgtaatgaagaacaaagagtcctggaagtgatggtatggcccccacagagccctgatctcaacatcgagtctgtctgggactacatgaagagagagaagcaactgaggctgccttaatccacagaagaactgtggttagttctccaagatgtttgggccaacctacctgccaagttgcttcaaaaactgtgcaagtatacctagaagaattgatgctgttttgaaggcaaagggtggtcatgctaaatattgatttgatgtagacttttcttctgttcactcactttgcattttgttaattgataattgGAAtggttgcccccccccccaaatataattatatatatatataatatatatatatatatatatatatatatatatatatatatatatatatatatatatatatatatatatatatatatatatatatatatatatatatatatatatatatatatatatatatatatatatatatatatatatatataatatttaatatctcATTAAGAGCAACCATTCCAGTGAACATTCTTTtctcaaacttgtttttattttcttacagaaTGACATATGTTGGTTGATGCTCAACATCTATGAACTGCAGTTAAGTTTATACAGTCTTGCTGTTAAGTTTGCTGAAACCTCATCCAACAGAGACAATATTACAATTCTTATAGACATGGTGATGAAAATGCGGAGGCTCTTTGAATATGAGGTAAGGAATCAGCTTCTCATCCCAAATGGTGCTGATTATGGCTAGTAAGAAACGTAGATTAGAAAAGGAAAATTGACTGAATATCATTGATTAGGACTGTCCATGGATCAAACTGCATACTTGAGGggtgtatttttaaatctttagATAACCTCATATTTCCAACCAAATTAAGTTTGCTTTATATTACCAACCAAACAaatttctggggaaaaaatacatttgaggtTTATGGAGTTTTCTAccacattgtttttcatttgtcagAAAATTGTTTTGGAATACTACAATACAGTAGCGCTAACAAAGACTTTAGTCTTTATTAGTGCTACTACATTTTAGTCTGCATTTATGTTTTGAGGAACACTGATTAAGGCAGTTTTGCTAAAACTCTTGACCTATATTTAAGTCCTGTTAGGGTTACAAAACTACAATTTGATATTTGTGACATTGTGACGGGGTGATAAgcattgtgctgttttgtttttattttatggtatttaaaacaaatgtgtttgtttacttttagaaCAAGGTACCACTCCACCCCTATGtgtagttgtttgttttgttttgtgtgtgtgtctatcccTTGAGAAAGATGTGTACAACATATCAAagcgttgggcagctggctctttgagctaatatatatatatatttactaattATTAAACCAgttaataattattaaacttgTGGAGATTGTGGTAATGAGAGATCATTGATAGCTAGTTGACCCCTCGGCCACactaaataaaagcctgcagctctctacactcagggtgggtgtttggaagtggagaacgagagtggaGGAGAcatgagagaaaataaaacatcctactaaatagttttgttttacatttatcctTGTCACTGTCCGCACGGCCCGGACTCTACGAACTCAAATTTAGCACTTcgtgaaaacaaatgtttataaaCCGAGACACTCTGTGAGCACGAAGACTTCTGTTTTAAACTtgaattttttaatatatatatatatatatataatactatatatatatacttatatatatatatatatccaatatatatatatatatatataaatgtgtacacATGGTGTATATACATTTGTAAACAAAGGCTCCCAGGACATCCTGTACGAACAGTACGTCCTCCACCCACTGGGTGAACTTAATTAAAAGCAACCTGACTGTAATTGtacatttgtaaacaataaaatttatttatttatctattaatttattttaccattatatctattatatatatatatatatatatatatatatatatatatatatatatatatatatatatatatatatatatatatatatatatatatatatatagacacacacacacacacacaaacacacatacacctcGCTCGACTTATACATGCAAAGCTAACAACTATACATAGGAGTGGAGGGGTAccctgttataaaaataaacaaacacgtttcttttaaataataccataaaataaaaactaaataatactttaacagcagggctttgctctgccccctttttatgtacagggctcctcgccttGTTACAGACATCTTAATTTGTATGCTTCTCTCTTTGTTTCTCATTGTAGGAAGAGGACGTCATTGGTGATTACCACTGCCATTATCAAGACGGAAACTTTAATACCAGTGTCTATTttgactattttaaaaaaattattaaaacgtATGAATTAAATGAGAGGCAGTTCATCTCTCCTGACTGTGTGTCTCCCCCTTGTCCTACGAGTGAAATGACAACATTAGTGGCAGGTATGAATATCACactttttgtttagattttactcatcttttaaaatgtctaGGTAGTTCAGTTTGTCCTACCTTTCACTCCCCAGGTGACACGACCGGAGACACTTGtgatgcaaccccccccccccaaaaatagaTGGTCTTCTACCGCTGCGCCTCTTCTGCTGTTACTCACTAAGATATTCCTAACTTACTACTTAGCTACCCTATCACTGCGTGGCCTTGAAACTAAAACTTTTTTTGCTTTACGACTCTAACACCTTATTTCTACAGCCCACTTTAGGACCGTCAACCGTATTCTCAGGTCTGATGATAGTTTCTGTGAATAATCATCTGTGAAATGGTGCTTTATTTTATACCCCCTTCTAGCTGTTGTAGAATCTTCATTGGGGAGTTGTTTATTAGGCATTGCTATCTCGAGCTAATTGTGAGAACAGATAACACATGTGCAATAATGTTAACACATAACTTTTAACCCCTCAAATCCAGTTTCCTACTCATGGAAGCCTGTTTACAAATCCAGTtgatttttgcttcttttttatatatatctttctTTCATTAACTTAGTgcttgaatatttaaaatatagacaGAAATCATGTTCCATAAATAATGTCCAATGTACACAGCGTATACATCAATTTTAATACAGAAGGAACATGTCAATGGCAATATTACAGTCCTGAGATTTGTCATCTGCTTATCTCCAGAATGTTGAATGTCTGCTCACAAGCCTGTATATCTATGTACAGCAGAAGCAAGGATGTTTCCCCCTTATAATTACAGTACACCGCTTTAGGTCAGATGGCTCTATTCCAAAAATTTTGCAAGGGAGaactttttgtgatttttgtcCTCACCCAATGTAAAGAAGAAATTATGCAAGAAAGAAAATGGTTCACTTAAAATGAGCATtcttggaaataataataaaagatccTCTGTTGATTTTGTGAAAGGAAATCAAATACACAGCTTTCTTGTTAATGTGTAGCTTACAGCTGCAGCAATCATATCTCCCAAAGTACAAACACTTTtagcagaaaagaaaaagaagcttAAGGTCAATGTTTGCTTGTATCTAACAGAATTACTATGTTTAGCACAATACACTAATACCCCACCATTTTCTATACAGGCTCCGTTACCAACTCCACTGATCTGTTGATAATGACTACAACAGCTTGTGTATCTTCAAGTGACTGTAGTACACGTAAGTACATAGAGCTTGTTATTTAGAAGAATGGTACAAAGAGTTTCTTTGCTTCTACATTTTTTGGCGTCAAGCACTATGTCATCAATGTATCATTAGTTTGAATTTCGAGGTTTATTTATCTCCGGTGAATGCAGCCTTGTGGTAATTTACAGTATGCACGCAtcatgatgttttgttttattcctggcAGGGtcatatcttgttttttttttttctagtgcatTTTTCCATACTGTTAGATTAGGTTAATTGTAATAAACCTGTTGTATCCTCATGCTCTGCCATTTTCTGTTTGAATAAACTGTGTATCCTAAAACAGAATGAATGCGGTTTTGTTGAGGAGACTGACTGATGGAGCCATCACAACGGAAAAAGAGttgcatgttgtttttctgtattttacaatAAAGATATTAAGAATGAAAATGCAATTCTAGCAGAGAAGTCTCACTAGAAGCATGAATTTCATAAAGGTTCAGCTAAGGATAAGCATGAAATTGTGACATTTCAGTAGTAGAACATTGCATttacagtttgtttcttttttgttacacAGAGGAAACAAGACATGGTAAAAACCCTGAGGCTAAAACCAACACACAAGGAGCAGAAAAACTGCACATACCACTCTACTTCTTACTTCTAATACCAGTTTTTGGCATTTTGCTGGTTTTGACATGGAAGGTAATCAAGCTTACTGTAAAAGAAAATCAGGTTATTATTGCCTGAAGAGCAATATGAACtcaaacaagataaaaaaaaaaaaaaaattaatttaatccaAACCTTACTAACATGCCTCATTAAATGGAGATTtaaggtacatttaaaaataagttacaaGGTTTGTACTGGTGCAGAAAGATGTATGTACTACACACATTTCTTCAGGATAAGCAGTCCATATGCTGGAAgctgtatattaatatttattacacaGTACATGGATTTTGAATAGGACAGACTTTAGAATGTATAGACATTAAATAGGCAAAGCACATTTTGTAGTAAGGATAAAATATGCAGTTATAACAAACATTGGGATTTTTTAAGTTGTCTACTTTTTTCTCCAAcagcatacaaaaaaaagaagaatgaatACGCAAGCGATACATGAAATTGAAACATTGAGTGTTCAACACAATGTAAATCAAGAAGATCCTGCAGAAGAAAAGTAAATCTCTTTTAAACTCCTATTAGTACCTAGAGGTTTTGTAACTGTTTCATTCTGGGGTTATCGGTCatgcaatgatattaaaacaaatgtaaaaggaTGTACTGGTCTGAACAGGTGTATATTTTGTCATAACCCTGGGAGGTGGTCATTCTGGTCTGTTTTCTTGCTTCTCCAACCTCCCCACCTCTGTTTCAGCTGCATTCTATCTGAGGCACAGTGACTGTTGCCACCCTGCCTTGGGTACTCTTGCCTTAAGGTTGTTTAAACCCTTTTCCCTTTTTAACCCACAGTTGACACCACTCCTGTAAGGATAAGTATTTCCCACAACCTACAATCATTTGAAGCCTTGGGCAGCTCTACAAAACAGTATGTGTGAGACCAATGTAGCAAAGCAATTCAGGCCTCAATTATCAAGATTAACATACCAATGAAAATAAGTGGAAAAGGACCTTTACTCAAACAGTTACTGGTTCTGTTACTGGAAGTGAACAGAAATGGCAAACATAATATACTTCGGGTTCCTACAGAaggaaaacaaatgtgtgtgtttgttttgatttattttattatttttttaaatatcataattacatttcaatttaaacGTAGAACTTCAAGTATAAAGTTTAAAGGCCACCTCTGACCCCATTCTGTTCTTTTTAATCCATCATCTGTAAGTGTTGTGTGTAAATTGATTGCACATCTGATGCATTATCAGACACGGGTGGATTAATGCCTAGGGGCCCCAGCCACTTAGGTGGCCCCCAATAAAACTCACTATAACTGGTGGATCAAAATAtagcagtaaataaatatagcaaaaatgtagcaataaatattctttaatataataatgaatGAATACAATGTCCAGGTGTTTAAGTATATCAGAATTTTGACACGTTAAGATCTCTACGCTATCAAATCAATGACACATACTACAAAACTACACATGCACACCTCTGGTCTCTAATAATATAAGGGATATGTGTTTAGACAGATACTAAGAGTGTGCGCGTTGTTGTAAATGGCTACCTGTGTGAACTCTGTAAACAACACCTTTACTTTTTTTGACATGAGTGCATGGATTCTCGGATGCAACTATTTAGTGTGAATATTATTGTTGGAATTTATGAAATAACTAAAGCAGTAGCGCTGCTATCCCAGTATTTAAAGAACATTGTATTATTCTGTAGTTTACACACGAAAGACATCCTAATGTAAAACTTGAAATGTAGGTAAATTTTTTAAAATCGTTTCACAGGTCATGTATTATATCGTGTTATATACATGTATCGTAtaatcacttttttattttcctttgaacAACTTTATTCTGCAGCAGGTCAAGTGTTTTCTGGTAAAATATTCTATTAAGGAAGGTTGCGGAGGTTGCCTTCTTTAATAACGGTATCCGTTGTTTGGAGGTATTATGgttctgcaaataaaataaatgatttaagtGCAATTATTGTTGTTTAAGTTTTGGTAAGGAGGCTGGTGTAGTTTTTGGTATAGGGCAGTAGGTGAACAAATGTGGGTTTGAGTTTTTCTGAAAGCAGATAAaggtattttattagttttttgtgACAAAATCAAGCAGTTTCATTTAAGCATAGTATATTGTAATATGATTTCCTTTGTATTAATGCAGCAGGTAAATGTTCTACAGGTCTATTCATGcattttactgttgttttaaagGGGGGAGGGGATGTTCTTTGTGCCCCAGGGCTCCAAAAAGTCTTAACCCACCTCTGATCATACATATGTATTCAGCAGAAAGATTATTAATATGGTTTATTCAGGTAGCTCCAGCAGTGATAAAGAAGATGGGTTGTCTTTATTGTCCAACATGACATGCACACACAGcctgttacattatttaattgttgCTTTGTTACTGTGGAGTTTGAACTGCTGTCTGTAGCTGAAGGACTAAAATACAAGTAAACAGCTAGTAAAATGCAACCTGGTTACGTTGGAGCTCATTTGTGCTGGATACAGTACATCACAATACAAGGAAGAAAGCTGTATATTTGTAACTTTGTAATTTTCGTTATTATGATCTTGCATAAATTGCTGCCTGTGGATTTTGCTTGAGGATAAAGTATTCGATACTAATTCCAGCAATACAGTGCCTGCTCTGAGTTTCTGGATTTCTAATTCTGCAGCATtaactttatatattatatatatatatatatatatatatatattatagattgcTGCACtagtaattatattaatatagatataatatatatatctatatatatatagtgattgtCGTATTTGTCTTCCCCTACGGCACAAGgacatcattttttttccattggcCTGGAATTGCTGGTGTTACTAAATAACTGTTAATGCAGGTCCACAACCAATGTACGAGATAATCTTATTTTGTCATCCCTTTGCATACAGGGTCGCATTACAAGCTGTTGTAGAGCTATAGTTCTACATGGTGTAGATGTTGCTAATAATACTTGGGTAAGTCATTTATGTACTTTGACACTGTTTTGATTTATAATTGTTTAAGTTAAATGCTGTCTATAATTACCAGGTTAACATTTAAAGCAATTTTTAACCCCTTTAGAGTGCTATGTATTCACTGTAGCTTAGTGCTTGTGGAATGTGGTTAGGGTTGTCAAGCAAACACTCTGGTTAAATACCTGtatagtaactttttttttttttcctttcaatttTCAGGTGACATTGTACCTTTGCTTCCTGATGAAGCTGACTTATATAAATTCAGATATTCCTCTTATCTGGAGTGAAGGACAGAAGTTGGATTCCTGTTCTGCTGAAGTGCTTTCAGAAATAAGATTCTGTAGGACTAGCACCCCTGAGATTCTGTGAAGGAAACATTCAGAACAACATTGGAAACTTGCTGAAACAATTATCTACATGCAAGCAAACTACAAGTTTCAAATGCTTTCGCTATGATTCAAGCAAAACATATCTACACACTGGTTCAAAAGGAGACATTGCAAAAAGAACCATTGTGAAAACAAAgacttttaaattataattggTGAAGGTTTTGGAGAGCTTTCAGAGAATGTGTAAATATAGATATTTTGTACTGGTGAAGAGTGGGTGAAGTACCTTTTTGAGTGTTAGGTAACGGCttcaaatgtgtgtttaaaatcaACAAAAGCTGCATCACTAATGTTGTATATGCACAACATTTTTAACAACATTCTTGTAGTTGCCTTTTTAATGTTTCCCCTGGACATGGAGCCTCACTTCCACCCACATTATAGAAACTAGTCGTTTTGCTTTGGTGCCTGGTTATATCAGTATCATCAGTATGATAGTTGATAATTACCTCCACTGACTGTTAATCTCTCACCTCTCACATTGCAATGCAAAGTTCATTAACCTGAGAATATTATGCATATATGCTTAAACCAAGATTGCACGTCCGCTGTTGTTCCCTTGTATAATGGTAGCTAGCTCTTTTCAAGTGCTGTTTTTCCTCAAGTAGTGTGCAAGTTATTTAACTGAGGGTTTTTTACCTAAATGTCATTTCCACTGACAATGGGAGACGAAAGGTTGTTGCTCCACCCGTCCACTAAACCTTGGACTTACACAGCCCCGTTAGCAAAAGCTTACAACCACTATTGTTTTATGATCTCTAAGTACTGAGGGTGTAACTTCCTGTctcatttcactgtgttttaaaccTCATTATATCAAACCCTCAAATATTAGATACGCACAGAAACTTTCtgcatatactgtaaaaaataaataaaaaatagagaggCATTCCTTGACTATTTAATACTACTAACTATTTGGTTGAAtgtaaaaattgcattttatttctaataGGTATATTTTATTACCTGAAGACCACCTATCTAAActgtttctaaatgtttttacttATCTGATGTgttcttgaaataaataaatctttatatTTGCATTCAATTTGAAATCTGAACAAGAGAATGCATATTTGTAAATACACTATTAAACAATTACATGTTGAAGGATCTTTTACAAAGAGATTTGTAGCTGTACTATTGTATGGTATAATATTGCTGAGAGCCATGTTTGTATATCTGAATATTCTTTCATGGAAAGTAGTGGCAACATTAGTAACATAATGCCAAATACATCAAGAATATTCACATCCAGGAGGATCTACGCATAATCCAATCCTTAAATCACAATTTGACCCAAAACCCTTAATTTATCTTAACCTCAACATCACTATTAGATTGTAAAATTGCAATTCAGTTCCCCAGATGCTCGACTGAAATTATTTCTTTGTACAATTGATGCTCTTTAAAGCGTGGATGTTCCTGGAGAATTTAGCGCAAGGTGAACAATAAACTGCCATTTTACATGCGCTGCCAATTCAAATTACCTCCTGAACCTCCTTCCTTCATATTGCTGAACTGCAACAGGATGCATGGGTATCATTCTTGTCCTACGCTGCTTCCTACTTTCTCCTCCTTTCTGGGCTTGAGGATGTAAGGCTTAATTATTCATATTGTAAATGTACCCCTCTGCAGCATTTTAGCAGTAGAAATGATTAGAGACCAATGATCTACAATAGCCTTTATGGTTAGCACTAGTtttggactactttacctaaaataataTTAGTTATTACAAGATTAGTGATAATTGGGAAATGTGAAACCAGACCTCTTTGCAACAATAATATGGCACACCTCATTTTACTAAGCTGCTTTATGATTTATCAGGCTCACATTTGTTAACCATGTTTTTACTAACTTCAGTAACTGTTACATACTAAACCTGGacttatgaatattgttttatatgtatataatgttaaactatatatatatatatctatatatatatatatatatatatatatatatatatatatatatatatatatatatatatatatat
This window of the Polyodon spathula isolate WHYD16114869_AA chromosome 7, ASM1765450v1, whole genome shotgun sequence genome carries:
- the kitlga gene encoding kit ligand a isoform X1; amino-acid sequence: MCTVFQIWITAFIYPCLFFCFTFVEHSRGLGNVITDDVNTIPILKGNIPNDYIIKVRYVPQSEELNDICWLMLNIYELQLSLYSLAVKFAETSSNRDNITILIDMVMKMRRLFEYEEEDVIGDYHCHYQDGNFNTSVYFDYFKKIIKTYELNERQFISPDCVSPPCPTSEMTTLVAGSVTNSTDLLIMTTTACVSSSDCSTQETRHGKNPEAKTNTQGAEKLHIPLYFLLLIPVFGILLVLTWKHTKKRRMNTQAIHEIETLSVQHNVNQEDPAEEKVALQAVVEL
- the kitlga gene encoding kit ligand a isoform X3 — protein: MCTVFQIWITAFIYPCLFFCFTFVEHSRGLGNVITDDVNTIPILKGNIPNDYIIKVRYVPQSEELNDICWLMLNIYELQLSLYSLAVKFAETSSNRDNITILIDMVMKMRRLFEYEEEDVIGDYHCHYQDGNFNTSVYFDYFKKIIKTYELNERQFISPDCVSPPCPTSEMTTLVAGSVTNSTDLLIMTTTACVSSSDCSTQETRHGKNPEAKTNTQGAEKLHIPLYFLLLIPVFGILLVLTWKHTKKRRMNTQAIHEIETLSVQHNVNQEDPAEEN
- the kitlga gene encoding kit ligand a isoform X2 yields the protein MKTKIWITAFIYPCLFFCFTFVEHSRGLGNVITDDVNTIPILKGNIPNDYIIKVRYVPQSEELNDICWLMLNIYELQLSLYSLAVKFAETSSNRDNITILIDMVMKMRRLFEYEEEDVIGDYHCHYQDGNFNTSVYFDYFKKIIKTYELNERQFISPDCVSPPCPTSEMTTLVAGSVTNSTDLLIMTTTACVSSSDCSTQETRHGKNPEAKTNTQGAEKLHIPLYFLLLIPVFGILLVLTWKHTKKRRMNTQAIHEIETLSVQHNVNQEDPAEEKVALQAVVEL